A genomic stretch from Terriglobus sp. RCC_193 includes:
- a CDS encoding ABC transporter substrate-binding protein — protein MRKRVCSTALLLCLLPLAACHERPDRDTVVIDIESSPTNLDIRIGSDAQAEHIGALLFDSIVRKDQHYNLQPAIATAWEWRDPLTLVLHIRDGVRFHDGKLLDASDVAWSIDSMHNGAITTAKSGNYASVDHVEVPDAHTCIVHLKKPDASLLFNMSDELSAVVEKGAGQNMGDHPIGTGPFRFVSEEQDKEVVLERNPNYWGGAPTIPRVRFAIVPDAITRALELQKGSADAASNALTGDMVAVMQKDPRLVVEAKPGSIVLYITFNATDPQLRDPRVRQAFAYAVDRPAIIQALYHGQAELQDTLLPNGHWAAPTTNDSITRYSHNIAKAKQLLEEAGYHADKNGTRIHLTLKSSTDDTMRLLAAVVQQQVRDAGIDLSLRQNEFGTFYSDVTKGAFQMYVLRWVGSNEDPDIFRYAYSSAMMPPKGSNRGHYSNPRVDALIAQGAAEIDIAKRHAIYLELQRILSEDEPTLVLWSPDNIVVHTRRLQGVVPASAGSFGWLRTATLN, from the coding sequence ATGAGGAAGCGTGTCTGTTCCACGGCGCTTCTGCTTTGCCTTCTCCCGCTGGCTGCGTGCCACGAACGTCCTGACCGCGACACCGTCGTCATCGACATTGAAAGCTCACCCACTAACCTTGACATTCGAATTGGTTCTGACGCGCAGGCGGAACACATCGGAGCACTTCTCTTCGATTCCATCGTTCGCAAGGATCAGCACTACAATTTGCAACCCGCGATTGCCACCGCGTGGGAGTGGCGCGATCCACTGACACTGGTGCTGCACATCCGCGATGGCGTGCGCTTTCACGATGGCAAACTACTGGATGCGAGTGATGTCGCATGGTCCATCGACTCGATGCACAACGGTGCCATCACCACGGCCAAGAGCGGCAACTATGCCAGCGTCGATCATGTAGAAGTCCCTGATGCGCACACCTGCATCGTCCATCTGAAAAAACCGGACGCCAGCCTGCTCTTCAACATGAGCGATGAACTCAGCGCCGTGGTGGAGAAGGGCGCAGGCCAAAACATGGGCGACCATCCTATTGGGACCGGGCCGTTTCGCTTTGTCAGTGAAGAGCAGGACAAGGAAGTTGTTCTGGAACGCAATCCAAACTACTGGGGCGGCGCCCCAACGATTCCGCGTGTGCGTTTCGCGATTGTTCCCGATGCCATCACACGCGCGCTGGAGTTGCAGAAAGGCTCTGCCGACGCGGCTTCCAACGCGCTCACAGGCGACATGGTTGCCGTGATGCAGAAGGACCCTCGACTCGTCGTAGAAGCGAAACCTGGCTCCATCGTTCTCTACATCACTTTCAACGCAACCGATCCGCAGCTACGCGATCCGCGTGTGCGGCAGGCGTTTGCCTATGCAGTCGATCGTCCTGCGATCATCCAGGCGCTGTATCACGGACAGGCAGAGTTGCAGGACACTCTGCTGCCCAACGGCCACTGGGCCGCACCCACAACGAACGATTCCATTACCCGCTACTCGCACAACATTGCAAAGGCGAAACAGCTTCTGGAAGAAGCCGGCTATCACGCGGACAAGAACGGCACGCGCATTCATCTGACACTGAAAAGTTCCACTGACGACACCATGCGATTGCTGGCTGCCGTGGTGCAGCAACAGGTGCGCGATGCAGGCATTGACCTATCGCTGCGACAAAACGAGTTTGGCACGTTCTACTCTGACGTGACCAAAGGCGCCTTCCAGATGTACGTGTTGCGCTGGGTTGGCTCCAATGAAGATCCGGATATCTTCCGCTACGCCTACAGTTCCGCCATGATGCCGCCTAAAGGTTCCAACCGTGGCCACTACAGCAATCCGCGCGTGGATGCATTGATTGCACAGGGCGCGGCAGAGATAGACATCGCAAAACGCCATGCGATTTACCTGGAGTTGCAGCGCATTCTGTCGGAGGATGAGCCAACACTGGTGCTGTGGTCGCCGGATAACATTGTGGTCCACACCAGGCGTTTGCAGGGTGTGGTCCCCGCATCGGCAGGCAGCTTCGGCTGGCTTCGCACGGCCACGCTGAACTAG